One stretch of Arachis hypogaea cultivar Tifrunner chromosome 20, arahy.Tifrunner.gnm2.J5K5, whole genome shotgun sequence DNA includes these proteins:
- the LOC112783156 gene encoding uncharacterized protein, whose amino-acid sequence MGSCGSRPKVSEDPFTKKNRHHRRRRRRILRRRVSSSKIEANNVSHCNSALQLSHRTSDAAWFDSTSALDSECDEEFYSVYDGEAISSHADEIVEDNKKLTSDHCGILPNTCLPCLSSNAIAVDKRRPSSPETPTSRRKSLSKLSFKWREGSSDTILLSPKAPKLKPIAGLSIPFCAIEKQSPGSWSLIEPSSFKVRGKNYFRDKKKEFAPTNAAFYPLGADLFLSQRKIEHIARFIQIPSINIPGDVPSILIVNIQIPLYPATIFQSENDGEGMNVVLYFKLSEKYSKDLPDQFREHITKLLNDEVERVKGFPLDTIAPFRERLKILGRVANVESLSLSATEKKLMNAYNEKPVLSRPQHDFFVGENYLEIDLDVHRFSYIARKGFEGFIERLKHCNLDFALTIQGNKAEDLPEHILCAIRLNKIDYSKFNHLGS is encoded by the exons atggggAGTTGCGGGTCTAGACCTAAGGTCTCAGAAGACCCCTTCACGAAGAAGAATCGCCATCatcgaaggagaagaagaagaatcctccGAAGAAGAGTCTCTTCTAGCAAGATCGAAGCCAATAACGTATCTCACTGCAACTCAGCTCTTCAACTTTCTCATCGCACTTCCG ATGCTGCTTGGTTTGATTCTACTTCAGCCTTGGATTCTGAGTGCGACGAAGAATTTTACAGTGTCTACGATG GGGAAGCTATTTCGAGCCATGCTGATGAAATTGTAGAGGACAACAAAAAGCTTACCTCAGATCACTGCGGGATTCTGCCAAATACTTGCTTGCCTTGTCTTTCTTCTAATGCCATTGCCGTTGACAAAAGAAGGCCGTCAAGTCCAGAGACACCAACTTCGAGGAGAAAGTCGCTTTCTAAACTGTCGTTTAAATGGAGGGAAGGGTCTTCCGACACGATATTAC TTTCACCCAAGGCACCTAAACTAAAGCCAATAGCAGGTTTGTCAATTCCATTTTGTGCAATAGAGAAACAAAGCCCTGGTTCTTGGTCATTAATTGAGCCAAGTTCATTCAAAGTCAGAGGGAAAAACTACTTTAG GGACAAGAAGAAAGAATTTGCGCCAACCAATGCTGCTTTCTATCCCCTTGGAGCAGACCTCTTTCTGTCTCAGCGAAAAATTGAACATATTGCGCGCTTTATACAAATTCCTTCTATAAACATACCTGGGGATGTTCCTTCTATTCTTATTGTAAATATTCAG ATTCCATTGTATCCTGCCACTATCTTCCAAAGTGAAAATGATGGTGAAGGAATGAATGTGGTTTTGTATTTCAAATTATCCGAGAAGTATTCTAAAGACCTCCCAGACCAATTCCGAGAACATATCACT AAATTGCTCAATGACGAAGTGGAGAGAGTTAAAGGCTTCCCCCTAGATACGATTGCACCCTTTAGGGAGAGATTAAAAATCTTAGGTAGAGTGGCAAATGTGGAGAGTCTTTCCTTAAGCGCAACTGAAAAAAAGCTCATGAATGCTTACAATGAAAAACCTGTTCTCTCACGCCCACAACATGATTTTTTTGTG GGAGAAAACTATCTTGAGATAGATTTGGACGTGCACCGATTTAGCTACATTGCTAGAAAAGGGTTTGAAGGATTTATTGAAAGACTGAAGCATTGTAACCTGGATTTTGCTTTGACAATTCAG GGAAACAAGGCAGAAGACTTGCCAGAGCATATATTATGTGCAATAAGGCTGAATAAAATTGATTATAGCAAGTTCAACCATCTTGGCTCTTAA
- the LOC112784406 gene encoding transcription factor MYB35 produces MGRPPCCDKTNVKRGLWTPEEDAKILAYVSNHGIGNWTLVPKKAGLNRCGKSCRLRWTNYLRPDLKHDNFTPQEEELIINLHAAIGSRWSLIAKRLPGRTDNDVKNYWNTKLRKKLMNMGIDPVTHKPVSQVLSDLGSINGLPSTGNQIGLAANKDLMNNMLPTRTEPSNPMVEQTQEEQAQFWENQVQYQVLASECVQPNVVFSEAASSSSSSSSSNLTQLSSPQQSYNCHNSQITPCSSSFDWSDFLHGDSIMWSEMQQCDPQRVMSSSEAFGAVACGASMCEGRSNSGDSFVDGILDRDSEIRAAFPELLDDAFDY; encoded by the exons ATGGGAAGACCTCCTTGCTGTGACAAAACCAATGTGAAGAGGGGTCTTTGGACTCCTGAGGAAGATGCTAAGATACTTGCTTATGTCTCCAACCATGGAATTGGAAACTGGACCTTGGTTCCCAAGAAAGCAG GACTGAACCGATGCGGAAAGAGCTGCCGGCTAAGATGGACTAACTACCTCAGACCGGATCTCAAGCATGACAATTTCACTCCCCAAGAAGAAGAGCTCATTATTAACCTTCATGCAGCTATAGGAAGCag ATGGTCATTAATTGCGAAACGGCTTCCCGGGAGAACAGACAATGATGTCAAGAATTACTGGAACACAAAGCTGAGGAAAAAGCTTATGAACATGGGAATCGATCCGGTAACTCATAAGCCGGTGTCACAAGTCCTTTCTGACTTGGGAAGCATCAATGGCCTCCCAAGCACAGGAAACCAAATTGGTTTAGCCGCCAACAAGGATTTGATGAACAATATGTTACCAACCAGAACAGAACCATCCAACCCAATGGTGGAGCAGACACAAGAGGAACAAGCTCAATTTTGGGAAAATCAGGTGCAATACCAAGTCTTGGCCTCAGAATGTGTCCAACCAAATGTAGTCTTCAGCGAAGCTGCTTCGTCGAGTTCTTCCTCATCATCCTCCAATCTCACTCAATTGAGCTCCCCTCAGCAGTCATATAACTGTCACAATTCTCAAATAACTCCTTGTTCCTCGTCGTTTGATTGGAGTGACTTTCTTCATGGTGACTCAATCATGTGGTCAGAGATGCAGCAGTGTGATCCACAGAGGGTTATGTCATCCAGTGAGGCATTCGGCGCTGTTGCTTGCGGCGCAAGCATGTGTGAAGGCCGTTCAAATTCAGGGGATTCATTTGTGGATGGTATTTTGGACAGGGACAGTGAAATAAGGGCAGCATTCCCTGAACTTTTGGATGATGCTTTTGATTATTGA
- the LOC112783149 gene encoding probable prolyl 4-hydroxylase 6 — protein sequence MLLSRRHFLLHFISFLFLFADLSVSSIRLHSSDATKTTHGSLLRLNRGGSSVFDPTRVIQLSWQPRAFIYKKFLTDEECEHLITLAKDKLEKSMVADNESGKSIESEVRTSSGMFLGKGQDEVVAAIEARIAAWTFLPIENGESIQILHYENGQKYEPHFDYFHDKANQIMGGHRIATVLMYLSNVEKGGETIFPNAEAKESQPKDESWSECAHKGYAVKPEKGDALLFFSLHLDATTDSRSLHGSCPVIEGEKWSATKWIHVADFEKPIKKFESGGGDCADLNENCSRWARVGECEKNPLYMVGNGDVKGYCMKSCNVC from the exons ATGCTGCTGTCTCGTCGCCATTTCCTTCTCCATTTCATATCTTTCCTCTTTCTCTTCGCCGATCTCTCTGTTTCCTCAATTCGCTTGCACTCTTCCGATGCAACCAAGACCAC GCATGGATCGCTTCTTAGATTGAACAGAGGTGGTTCTTCAGTGTTTGATCCAACAAGGGTCATTCAGCTATCGTGGCAACCAAG GGCTTTTATATACAAGAAGTTTTTAACTGACGAAGAATGTGAACATTTGATCACTCTG GCCAAGGATAAGCTTGAGAAATCTATGGTGGCGGATAATGAATCTGGGAAAAGTATAGAGAGTGAAGTTAGAACCAGTTCCGGGATGTTTCTCGGCAAGGGACAG GATGAAGTAGTTGCTGCCATCGAAGCTCGGATTGCTGCTTGGACATTCCTTCCCATAG AGAATGGGGAGTCTATCCAAATTTTGCACTATGAGAATGGCCAGAAGTACGAACCACATTTTGATTACTTCCATGACAAGGCAAATCAAATTATGGGTGGCCATCGGATTGCCACTGTATTGATGTATTTATCTAATGTTGAAAAGGGTGGGGAAACCATTTTCCCCAATGCTGAG GCAAAGGAATCCCAGCCGAAAGATGAGAGCTGGTCCGAATGTGCTCACAAAGGATATGCAG TAAAACCAGAGAAGGGCGATGCCCTGTTGTTCTTCAGTCTTCATCTGGATGCGACTACCGATTCCAGAAGCTTGCATGGAAGCTGCCCGGTGATCGAGGGTGAAAAATGGTCTGCAACGAAGTGGATTCACGTGGCTGACTTTGAAAAACCAATCAAGAAATTTGAGAGTGGTGGTGGGGATTGTGCTGATCTGAATGAGAACTGTTCTAGATGGGCTAGAGTAGGTGAATGCGAGAAGAACCCTCTTTATATGGTTGGTAATGGTGATGTCAAAGGGTATTGTATGAAGAGCTGCAATGTTTGCTGA